The Babylonia areolata isolate BAREFJ2019XMU chromosome 17, ASM4173473v1, whole genome shotgun sequence genome has a window encoding:
- the LOC143291469 gene encoding uncharacterized protein LOC143291469 isoform X3 — protein MYVRQLIQQTAEGFQTVAVMRFLRIFFLIGVLAPAGFLFCCGQYTDISFQHVNIAIDPPTVNFTSDQAEKGEYHVTVTCRSSYFIAALRRRYPANRLSIFRRFGNGTERQYAQASSGHKDGAVELIDGYTPPGASGSGSLKEGIVLHHTRVTCRDGGGFFCKGSYQSDKKESETVNVTVNVTPGQLTLTPSPREKTQWQVGEVLTMTCQGPLGSVGPNDQVDWVWQYRYTEPHDTDWVIYNKGVETGPVEGTGNPCIKRGSSTVKRRLSLKDTNRQYRCFVKKRGGVSFLEYAAVHDVGVVLFSDGKEHYMYLAMGFGVGGFVAVGFAFVLWVQWRCRVSSMTDKRMNNPLLPRHRDPSYYYGEYLEPRPQVLEQEAYTGLQDPTNYSEFSIYEDIDSPRTVSAFSAKESKQGLQDSTNYSEFSIYEDIDNPRTVSAFSAKESKQVETSGPGANTEN, from the exons ATgtatgtaa GACAACTGATCCAGCAGACGGCGGAAGGATTTCAGACTGTGGCAGTGATGCGGTTTCTACGGATCTTCTTTCTCATCGGAGTTCTGGCACCAGCAG GTTTCCTCTTCTGCTGTGGTCAGTATACTGACATCTCTTTTCAACATGTCAACATCGCCATCGACCCCCCGACCGTGAACTTCACCTCTGACCAGGCCGAGAAAGGGGAATATCATGTCACGGTGACCTGCCGATCGTCCTACTTCATCGCTGCACTGCG GAGAAGATATCCAGCCAACCGCTTGTCCATCTTCCGCCGTTTCGGCAACGGAACTGAACGTCAATATGCCCAAGCCAGTTCAGGGCACAAGGATGGTGCTGTCGAGCTAATTGATGGATATACCCCGCCCGGAGCTTCTGGCTCTGGTTCCTTGAAGGAAGGAATTGTCCTTCATCACACCAGAGTGACTTGTAGGGACGGTGGAGGCTTCTTCTGCAAAGGAAGCTACCAATCGGATAAAAAAGAAAGCGAAACAGTCAATGTCACCGTGaatg TGACCCCAGGGCAGCTAACTCTGACCCCATCGCCAAGGGAGAAAACCCAGTGGCAGGTTGGTGAAGTGTTGACGATGACGTGCCAGGGTCCCTTGGGAAGTGTTGGACCCAACGATCAG GTTGACTGGGTGTGGCAGTACCGATACACAGAACCGCATGACACTGACTGGGTCATTTACAACAAAGGCGTGGAGACAGGTCCAGTGGAAGGAACAGGCAACCCCTGCATCAAACGCGGAAGCAGTACAGTGAAGCGCCGTCTTTCCCTCAAGGACACCAACCGCCAGTACAGATGCTTCGTCAAGAAGCGTGGCGGGGTCTCCTTCCTTGAGTATGCTGCCGTACATGACGTTGGGGTTGTTCTGTTCTCCG acggAAAAGAGCACTACATGTACCTGGCGATGGGGTTCGGGGTGGGTGGATTTGTGGCAGTAGGGTTTGCCTTCGTCCTCTGGGTGCAGTGGCGTTGTCGTGTGTCCTCCATGACCG ATAAAAGAATGAACAACCCATTGCTGCCAAGACACAG GGACCCAAGCTACTACTACGGGGAATACTTGGAACCGAGACCGCAGGTCCTGGAACAGGAAG CATACACAGGCCTGCAGGACCCAACCAACTATTCCGAGTTCTCCATCTACGAAGACATCGACAGCCCCAGAACTGTGTCTGCCTTCTCCGCCAAGGAATCCAAACAAG
- the LOC143291469 gene encoding uncharacterized protein LOC143291469 isoform X7, whose amino-acid sequence MYVRQLIQQTAEGFQTVAVMRFLRIFFLIGVLAPAGFLFCCGQYTDISFQHVNIAIDPPTVNFTSDQAEKGEYHVTVTCRSSYFIAALRRRYPANRLSIFRRFGNGTERQYAQASSGHKDGAVELIDGYTPPGASGSGSLKEGIVLHHTRVTCRDGGGFFCKGSYQSDKKESETVNVTVNVTPGQLTLTPSPREKTQWQVGEVLTMTCQGPLGSVGPNDQVDWVWQYRYTEPHDTDWVIYNKGVETGPVEGTGNPCIKRGSSTVKRRLSLKDTNRQYRCFVKKRGGVSFLEYAAVHDVGVVLFSDGKEHYMYLAMGFGVGGFVAVGFAFVLWVQWRCRVSSMTDKRMNNPLLPRHRDPSYYYGEYLEPRPQVLEQEAYTGLQDPTNYSEFSIYEDIDSPRTVSAFSAKESKQVETSGPGANTEN is encoded by the exons ATgtatgtaa GACAACTGATCCAGCAGACGGCGGAAGGATTTCAGACTGTGGCAGTGATGCGGTTTCTACGGATCTTCTTTCTCATCGGAGTTCTGGCACCAGCAG GTTTCCTCTTCTGCTGTGGTCAGTATACTGACATCTCTTTTCAACATGTCAACATCGCCATCGACCCCCCGACCGTGAACTTCACCTCTGACCAGGCCGAGAAAGGGGAATATCATGTCACGGTGACCTGCCGATCGTCCTACTTCATCGCTGCACTGCG GAGAAGATATCCAGCCAACCGCTTGTCCATCTTCCGCCGTTTCGGCAACGGAACTGAACGTCAATATGCCCAAGCCAGTTCAGGGCACAAGGATGGTGCTGTCGAGCTAATTGATGGATATACCCCGCCCGGAGCTTCTGGCTCTGGTTCCTTGAAGGAAGGAATTGTCCTTCATCACACCAGAGTGACTTGTAGGGACGGTGGAGGCTTCTTCTGCAAAGGAAGCTACCAATCGGATAAAAAAGAAAGCGAAACAGTCAATGTCACCGTGaatg TGACCCCAGGGCAGCTAACTCTGACCCCATCGCCAAGGGAGAAAACCCAGTGGCAGGTTGGTGAAGTGTTGACGATGACGTGCCAGGGTCCCTTGGGAAGTGTTGGACCCAACGATCAG GTTGACTGGGTGTGGCAGTACCGATACACAGAACCGCATGACACTGACTGGGTCATTTACAACAAAGGCGTGGAGACAGGTCCAGTGGAAGGAACAGGCAACCCCTGCATCAAACGCGGAAGCAGTACAGTGAAGCGCCGTCTTTCCCTCAAGGACACCAACCGCCAGTACAGATGCTTCGTCAAGAAGCGTGGCGGGGTCTCCTTCCTTGAGTATGCTGCCGTACATGACGTTGGGGTTGTTCTGTTCTCCG acggAAAAGAGCACTACATGTACCTGGCGATGGGGTTCGGGGTGGGTGGATTTGTGGCAGTAGGGTTTGCCTTCGTCCTCTGGGTGCAGTGGCGTTGTCGTGTGTCCTCCATGACCG ATAAAAGAATGAACAACCCATTGCTGCCAAGACACAG GGACCCAAGCTACTACTACGGGGAATACTTGGAACCGAGACCGCAGGTCCTGGAACAGGAAG CATACACAGGCCTGCAGGACCCAACCAACTATTCCGAGTTCTCCATCTACGAAGACATCGACAGCCCCAGAACTGTGTCTGCCTTCTCCGCCAAGGAATCCAAACAAG
- the LOC143291469 gene encoding uncharacterized protein LOC143291469 isoform X4 translates to MYVRQLIQQTAEGFQTVAVMRFLRIFFLIGVLAPAGFLFCCGQYTDISFQHVNIAIDPPTVNFTSDQAEKGEYHVTVTCRSSYFIAALRRRYPANRLSIFRRFGNGTERQYAQASSGHKDGAVELIDGYTPPGASGSGSLKEGIVLHHTRVTCRDGGGFFCKGSYQSDKKESETVNVTVNVTPGQLTLTPSPREKTQWQVGEVLTMTCQGPLGSVGPNDQVDWVWQYRYTEPHDTDWVIYNKGVETGPVEGTGNPCIKRGSSTVKRRLSLKDTNRQYRCFVKKRGGVSFLEYAAVHDVGVVLFSDGKEHYMYLAMGFGVGGFVAVGFAFVLWVQWRCRVSSMTDKRMNNPLLPRHRDPSYYYGEYLEPRPQVLEQEGLQDPTNYSEFSIYEDIDSPRTVSAFSAKESKQGLQDSTNYSEFSIYEDIDNPRTVSAFSAKESKQVETSGPGANTEN, encoded by the exons ATgtatgtaa GACAACTGATCCAGCAGACGGCGGAAGGATTTCAGACTGTGGCAGTGATGCGGTTTCTACGGATCTTCTTTCTCATCGGAGTTCTGGCACCAGCAG GTTTCCTCTTCTGCTGTGGTCAGTATACTGACATCTCTTTTCAACATGTCAACATCGCCATCGACCCCCCGACCGTGAACTTCACCTCTGACCAGGCCGAGAAAGGGGAATATCATGTCACGGTGACCTGCCGATCGTCCTACTTCATCGCTGCACTGCG GAGAAGATATCCAGCCAACCGCTTGTCCATCTTCCGCCGTTTCGGCAACGGAACTGAACGTCAATATGCCCAAGCCAGTTCAGGGCACAAGGATGGTGCTGTCGAGCTAATTGATGGATATACCCCGCCCGGAGCTTCTGGCTCTGGTTCCTTGAAGGAAGGAATTGTCCTTCATCACACCAGAGTGACTTGTAGGGACGGTGGAGGCTTCTTCTGCAAAGGAAGCTACCAATCGGATAAAAAAGAAAGCGAAACAGTCAATGTCACCGTGaatg TGACCCCAGGGCAGCTAACTCTGACCCCATCGCCAAGGGAGAAAACCCAGTGGCAGGTTGGTGAAGTGTTGACGATGACGTGCCAGGGTCCCTTGGGAAGTGTTGGACCCAACGATCAG GTTGACTGGGTGTGGCAGTACCGATACACAGAACCGCATGACACTGACTGGGTCATTTACAACAAAGGCGTGGAGACAGGTCCAGTGGAAGGAACAGGCAACCCCTGCATCAAACGCGGAAGCAGTACAGTGAAGCGCCGTCTTTCCCTCAAGGACACCAACCGCCAGTACAGATGCTTCGTCAAGAAGCGTGGCGGGGTCTCCTTCCTTGAGTATGCTGCCGTACATGACGTTGGGGTTGTTCTGTTCTCCG acggAAAAGAGCACTACATGTACCTGGCGATGGGGTTCGGGGTGGGTGGATTTGTGGCAGTAGGGTTTGCCTTCGTCCTCTGGGTGCAGTGGCGTTGTCGTGTGTCCTCCATGACCG ATAAAAGAATGAACAACCCATTGCTGCCAAGACACAG GGACCCAAGCTACTACTACGGGGAATACTTGGAACCGAGACCGCAGGTCCTGGAACAGGAAG GCCTGCAGGACCCAACCAACTATTCCGAGTTCTCCATCTACGAAGACATCGACAGCCCCAGAACTGTGTCTGCCTTCTCCGCCAAGGAATCCAAACAAG